atagaagtaaacttttattgtagtcttgcaaatgagaaaaaaacagactagtatcttttctatgactgatagcattttaatggtggcttcaattcactcctcatcaatttacttaatttacaagtatttggcggttgtattattgacaggcaAAAGCCTAAACCTCAAGTATGATGACCacattttttcctatgtatttccaagaaaaagaacacagtctttatattcagaacaatatggtcgtttcaaagctgaaaaaaaatgtatgagaattaaaagctctaaaacagacaattaattgtcataatcgcaatgatttattagacaattaatcgtcagccaaatttcataatcgtgacagctctAATCTCCATAAAAACAGTGTTGTCAAGCAACCTCAAAGCCTCTGACTGGAACacgaaaaaatacatttagacgCTTATAGAGCAAAGCAACAGATCATTTttcataaagaaaaacatgggATTTACCGTGATAGAAAAGTAGCTAACTCCGTACATTTCCAGATCCTGTGCTATTTTGAGATATTCCATCTCTGCCTCATCCCTACAAACACAAATGCATCTCGGTTACAGGGTCAGGGTGAAGGGCGCTAAAAAGATCAAACAGAATTCAGTCTTACCTTGTGATGTTTCTGTGTTCAGCATACCAAGCTGTTATCTTCTCTTCCCACATGTCTGCTGTCATCTGATACTGCATCAGCACCTGGACATCACCACAAAACAGCACAGAACTCAAAACATCAGATTAATGATTGAATTCACTGGCAAATGTaaattctcaactcaactcaactttatttatatagcgcttttacagcaaaacaatcaaagttgtacctgcaaaaacaagaaaaggttgaaaacacagaagacagacacacccacacacaaaacactccacacacacaacacgcacacgcccaacacacacagacacagagacacacacacacacacacacacacgtacgtacacagacaagtacgcacacacacacacgctcagtgagagcacacatttaggataaaggagagagaagcacaggtcaaatataacagataataaattcctatatgcaatattaattaagtaaaactttaaaattctaaagcagcccccccggtcaggcagatagtgcaaaaacagtatgcaaacggtggcgaggaacccaaaactctaatcgagaaaaaaaacctcaggagaacccaggcccaaccaggggattccagttcccctctggcaaaagctgctgcctctgcacaagctccagagaacttgcacaacaaggctaaataaaataaataaacttaataataaaataaattatagtttaaatgatattaaatgatttaatgatattaaatgaaattaatgaTTTAAATGATATCGAACCAACCCACGACTCACTCTTTTGGGCAGGAGCTCATCTTGAGCTAGAAAGCCTGGCTTGTGAAAGTTTGGATCATAGTCTCCATACTGCAAAAAACAGACAGTGATGTTTAACATAAACtatgttttatataatgaaATGCCTAAATGCAAATACTCAAATAGACCGGTACCTTGGCTTGAACAGCATATGATGCCAAAAGAACAGAGGCCTCAGGAGAACAAAATATCTCCTCATCCAATATCTGCTTTTTAACCTGGgttaagataaaaaaagaacTGTAAAAGAATTTTGCTCATAGAAAGTAGAATCACTCACTGCAAAACCCCAAAAGAAGTTACAGCAGAGTATAAAATACTATGACGAAGAGAAATGATGCCAAATTCACCAGCACAACTCCCACATACTTGTAAGAAGAAAAGGTGTTGAGTAATTTCCTGCACAAGCTCATCCTCGACTTTTTCAGGGAAAAATTTGGCgagaaaatgaaatgttatCGGAGAATCCTTTGGAACCTCTTGATCCAAAACCTATATGGATTTAATCCCAACAGACATGTCAGTGCATCTCTATATTAACCTGCAGACCATGTTTACAGTGAACCAACATCTCACCCGTTTATCAGGCTTCAGCCAGGCATACGTGTCTTTCACGATATATCTAAGGCCAAAGAACCATGCTTCTCTCAGTCCAATGGTCCGACACACCAGGTCAAACAGATCTTTCCCTTTCCATTTGACCTGTAAAACACAGATTAATGTGAACGCATGCAAATATAGAACATaggacacagaaacaaacaaacacagacacgtCGTTTACCTCACAGCTGAACTCCATTTCAGCATCCATGGTGATGACCTTGACTTTAAAAGTCTTTGGTTGTTTCTTTTTCAGACCCAAAATCGACATTTTCGCTTTTAAAGCACCTAAAACAATAAAGTGTTGttgtaaaatgtttgtttatttactcgTTTTGGTATTGACATTGgtagtaaaactgtggtaatACAAAATCCTCCTCCAGACCACCTTTCATGTAAATAAGCATTTTTCCCCCAGGCTCCTACATTTACTTTCAGCAATACCAGATATTTCAGATTATTTGAGTTCTTTGAGTAATGTATACTATAACATCATAATCTCATTTTTGAAGGAGGTGGCTTTGAGAGGGTTTTTGCATTTGAACAAACTTTAATCAATCTGTCAAATACACATGGTtaatacacttttactataataacaCTGAGGTCAAAAAGTAGCTAATGTCTAATCAATTAGTCgtttagaacaaagaaatagaaatgtacagaaaatgtatagaattaatataaacaatacaaatattataaaaaatatatatatttatatataaatatatatataaacaaatcgAAAGTAACTTCAATTTAAGTCATATTCAAGTGAGTGCAGCTTCTGTGCACTAATGCTGCTCCCACATTGCAGATAACACGTAAACTGTATGGCGTCAGACGACAACAAGTCAGTCCCATCCCATGCATGCAAAATATTACTTTAATGCTGTAAATAATCGcttattttctattttacaaACTATTTTATCAATCTTACAACGCCTTCGGAAGGTAGGTAGGCTGCTACTATGTAACGTTAGCATGTTGCCAAGTTATAGCCAGTGAGTAAGAGCACGAGCTCACAAAGCTTGTCTTTCTATTAGAAAACCTGACATAAAATTGAAACTGTATAACGTTGGTGCCTTTTAAAGTCATATAACGTTAACTGGTTCTTTCAACAGCTGATAAACTCTATGTAAACGCGCTGTTGATCTTTAGCATGTTGCTACATCTAACGTTACTCAACTCTTTACCTCTCTGGTCGATATTACGAGGAATCAAAACAATTCTTTTAAACAGTAAGGATTAAAGAATACAGTTAGATGACATTAAAGTTAGTTACCTTGTGTAAGTGTTGAAATAGGCCCGATCCACGGGCGATGAGTCTCGCCGCAAAACCACAACAACCCAAATTAGACTCGATTCGTTCCCCTACATGAAAATCGCTGTCAAGCAAGTCGGAAGCTATGTAAAACTCTTAAAAAGTGCCCATATTGTTATTAAATCATAAAATGGACGGTTTTTGCATACAAATCTGACGTTATcttgaaaacaaaatgttgaGGAGGCAGTTAGCAGCACTTTGTTGTTGATTCTATTTGTCGCCCTCTACTGGCAGGAAGGAGAATGAAAGGAGAAGTTTGTGGAATACAGTACAGTGATTTAAATGCAACTCCAAAATAagggttttacatttttttaatttagtttatctatctatctaataATCTTATGTTAAATGGAATCATGTCTCTAAAGGAATGGCGAACCGTCGAACCTTTTCTGACGTGAGGAACGTGATCCTGTCGGCCCATAGAAACACAGATACCCAGGATAAGGTCGGCTTCTACGACACCTGGGCTGAGAACTATGAGCAGgtacatttttatacattttctattttatcCAATTTCCTGGAACTGtttaatgtgtcattttttgcctTAACAGGATGTGGCGCTGCTGGATTATCGTGCTCCTCTTTTAGCAGCCGAGTGTGTCAGCTCATTTTACAAAGGTGACAGAGAGAATATCACTGTCTTGGATGTAGCCTGTGGTACAGGCCTGGTCTCTGCACATGTACGCATTGCTTTATTTGAATTCTGATAGACATTGGAATGTAGTAGATCTGCTTATTAAAAGGTGATGTTTTCTCTCCCATTCGATTGAGGAAAGTTGAAGAAAATGGGGTTTCATCACTTTGTTGGAGTGGATGGAAGTTTAGGGATGCTAGAGCTGGCTAAGAAAACAGGACTCTATGAGCAGTTTAAACAATGTCTGCTTGGGCAGGATTCCCTCCCTGTTGAAGCTGGTAAGGACTTCAAAATTGAAAAAGTAACTCAACATCTGCATTTCTGtatcagaaatgtctgtttTGGATGCCAGATAACAACCATTCTAGAGCTTTTATTGCATAATTCAACCAACAGTTAGTAACAGAGATATTAAAACTAGAAGAATGTAAACTAAATCTTGAATTCTACGAACtggttattttttgtaaaacagtttttacaaatcattgaatcaatattgagactattgtttttttaaccggTATGTTTGATAAGCAGCATGACATCTTTAACATCATTCTCTTGTCTTAGCAGCATATGAGATTGTTATCATTGTTGGAGCTCTGAGCGTTGGGCAAGTGCCATTGACAGTCATCAGAGAGATGTGGGAAGCTACAAAACCAGGTAACGTATTTTTGCCGTAAAGAATTATTGTAAAGACATCCATGTAggttttattcaaatgtatgttcaagatttttttattttatccaaAAAGTGACTCACAGTGTATTAATGGAATATTGGTACATAACGGTATATAATCGATCAACCTAATCACTTATAGTTGTATTTCATGTCTTTTATATGCTTACAAGTTTATGCATACATAAACTGTATACTTAACTAaactgcattttaaataatacgAACAAACTCTGTAGTACTTTCCAAgagaatttctttttttactgaaataaaATGATGTATCTCTACATTTACATCCAAATGTATAGGCCTAATGTAAATGTCAAATCTTCTTAAATCTCCTCATCCTGTGTAACAGGTGGCTACGTGTGCATGACCACCAGAGGAAACGCAGATAACCTGGAGTACAAGGTTGAGCTGGAGAAAATGATTAAAACACTTGAAGAGGAGGACAAATGGAGACGCGTGACTGTTGTTGAGGTGGAGGAGTGGGAGAGGGCAGTTTCACAGCAAGACGACGGGTACATTCCAGGCACCATTTATCTGTATcagaaaactgttttaaatgcaCTCCATGAGTACATTTGACCCAGTATGGATAACCTACTGGTGTCACAGTCTGAGCTGTGTGTCAAAGACCAACAGATGATAAAATATCTCTTCAGGGAAAAAATATTCTAGAGTCCACCAGCAGGTGGTGGTATTATTGCAGAAATTGTAAACACTTGTTGAGAAATTATTTCCCCAGAGAAGCACCCAAGGAGCATTTGCTTGTCAAGTCAAAACATGATCCATTCTAATGGTTTTGCCACTAAATAAGTCACCCTGTTAAACATTGCAGTTATTTGAAAAACCACAAGGAGGGTGTAAAAACATCGAAAGGATTTGGAGAGAAGGATTCTGAGGTGTGTGGTTACAAATTTACCATCTCCCGGTTACATCTAACCTTTCTCTTGGCCGCTCCTCGATACTCCAGCCAGTAAAACTTCAGAAGCTTCCACTTCCACGGGTGTCATGTGACGTAAATCAAAtacattgtaaaaacattttaatcaaattattttCAAAGAGAACTTCTGTTTAcgagtttctgtttttgttgttaaaacaAAAAGTCATGATTTTTGcctaaataaaatgatatatgtGACTACATAAACATCCACAGACTGTGTTTTTAACATACCGTAAAGAGAGcaatgtaaatgtgtatgtgtaaataaacaaattacaaacATACACAGTTTAGATGTATTACTCTTATAGAAGGCATTCAGGAAGTGGCATTTTATACTTTATAACTTATAAACAAAATGCACAACTACAAAACAACATCCCCCACCACGTACTGAAACTCAGTTTAAGTTCTTTTCAAATGACCACATGCAAATGCTTTCATGAGATGATACTCTCTGTTAAACCGGTTTGGTCTGAATCGGCTGTTTCACGCAGAGCTCGAGTtgacacagaagaaagactaACAATGAAGAGAGTGTTCTTACCCTCccttgaaaaatctgaactaaACCATTGTCCAGCATATCTGAAGGACCACATGTGTGGCCAAGAATGTAAGAGTGCTTTTATGAGGCTATTTCAACCAGAACTTTCTACAACTGTAGTTCCCTAACCAAAAAGACATGCGATTTGAATGTTTGTTAAACATTAAAGAGGTTTTTGGGTCTTTACTTTACAAATGACAAAACACTATACTAACAGATCTACTATTTTAGTGAGGGGGGAAACGTTTTACCACATACAACATGAACACATACATATTATAGTGTGAAACTAGACAAATTATTGACATGACACAGCTGAATcacaagataatctttacaacctaacacttaccctcttgtcatgtcaaacctgtatgactttcttccacagaacacaaaaagaagatattttgaagaatgttgttaactggcccccattcacttgcattggttttgtgtccatacaatagaagtgaattggggccagtgctgttcagttaccaactttcttcaaaatatcttctattgtgttctgcggaagaaagaaagtcatacaggtttgaaatgacaagagggcgagtaaatcatgtcagaactatcgctttaagtcTCTGTTTAATTCACATTATAAATCTTCATCTACAGCATTATTTGCACTTAAGTGTAgtgtaaagtatatttatatagtATCTAAGCTATAGTGCCATCCTTCATTTTTCCTAAGAAGTCTAAAAACAATTCTACATTttcttaataatgctaaattCACAGTGCTAAGGCAGATATATGATTGTCCAAGTGCAAGACCCTATTGCATTCTAATAGGATTTTTCAGTATCAACTCAAGGTCTCCTAAATCAAATATATGTCTTTGAAGGATCTTCAGATGTGTCTTTTGGTTCAGCGGCTGTCACTGTCTGATCCAAACTTTTCTCAATCAGCTGAGAGTTTGTTGACGCCCCCTCACTCTGCTCAGACTCTGCTACTGACTCAGCTCTGGCAAGCTGTGACTTTGTGGTCGATGGCTTGCTGTGATCTGAGCCTGTGGAGGGTAATCTGTTCTGATGATTCATAGGTGCTTTCTGACTCCACTGTGACCTCACAGAAGGAGCGCTGTTTGGCAGAGACTTCACGGAGACCGGTCGCATCCTCTGTGAACCCGCCATGCTGGACCCTGCCAGCGAAGAACGCACGACCAAGTATTTCACAGAAGGACCATCGTCATCCACTGTGTTCCCTGTGCAGATTGAGGTGCACAGCATTCCCCCGCCTAAAAGCAGTAGGATAGATGCACCCCAGCCTAAATAAATGGCTCCCCCGATCTCCCTGCGTTGCGAATCCGTCAGCAGCGGGTTGTAGAATGCCTTCACTACAATGCCAGCCGACCATGACACTGGAATCAAGCAAAGAATGCCAGCGACGGTCAGCGTGACGCCGGCAGCTCCGGTGACTTTAGCTTTGGTGCTTTTGGTTCGGCTCAGGAAGATAGTGCACTTTCCTCCAAGGAAGGCCAAAATCAGGCCCCCCGCTCCCGTGAGAATGGACATCACCATCAGGGCCCGGGCAG
The Triplophysa rosa linkage group LG19, Trosa_1v2, whole genome shotgun sequence genome window above contains:
- the mettl27 gene encoding methyltransferase-like protein 27 isoform X2 — encoded protein: MANRRTFSDVRNVILSAHRNTDTQDKVGFYDTWAENYEQDVALLDYRAPLLAAECVSSFYKGDRENITVLDVACGTGLVSAHLKKMGFHHFVGVDGSLGMLELAKKTGLYEQFKQCLLGQDSLPVEAAYEIVIIVGALSVGQVPLTVIREMWEATKPGGYVCMTTRGNADNLEYKVELEKMIKTLEEEDKWRRVTVVEVEEWERAVSQQDDGYLKNHKEGVKTSKGFGEKDSEVCGYKFTISRLHLTFLLAAPRYSSQ
- the mettl27 gene encoding methyltransferase-like protein 27 isoform X1; protein product: MANRRTFSDVRNVILSAHRNTDTQDKVGFYDTWAENYEQDVALLDYRAPLLAAECVSSFYKGDRENITVLDVACGTGLVSAHLKKMGFHHFVGVDGSLGMLELAKKTGLYEQFKQCLLGQDSLPVEAAAYEIVIIVGALSVGQVPLTVIREMWEATKPGGYVCMTTRGNADNLEYKVELEKMIKTLEEEDKWRRVTVVEVEEWERAVSQQDDGYLKNHKEGVKTSKGFGEKDSEVCGYKFTISRLHLTFLLAAPRYSSQ
- the cldn30 gene encoding claudin-4, producing MASLGMQMLASSLALLGWVGALLSCVFPMWRVTAFVGTTIVTSETMWEGIWMSCVTQSTGQIQCKPYESTLALSTDLQAARALMVMSILTGAGGLILAFLGGKCTIFLSRTKSTKAKVTGAAGVTLTVAGILCLIPVSWSAGIVVKAFYNPLLTDSQRREIGGAIYLGWGASILLLLGGGMLCTSICTGNTVDDDGPSVKYLVVRSSLAGSSMAGSQRMRPVSVKSLPNSAPSVRSQWSQKAPMNHQNRLPSTGSDHSKPSTTKSQLARAESVAESEQSEGASTNSQLIEKSLDQTVTAAEPKDTSEDPSKTYI